A stretch of the Archangium violaceum genome encodes the following:
- a CDS encoding choice-of-anchor Q domain-containing protein, with protein MCFTSRPLLAVLCGITLFAFACSSDGGDDALCGNALIEGGEACDDGNRRDGDGCDAACRVEAPATDCAGVAGGEAVRDHCGRCVGGTTGEAACVQDCAGVWGGTASVDQCGACVSGTTGQTACVQDCAGVWGGTASVDRCGVCTGGTTGQTACAQDCAGVWGGTASVDRCGACVGGTTGNTACAQDCAGVWGGTASTDQCGACVGGTTGQTACTQDCADVWGGTASVDRCGACTGGTTGQTACTQDCAGVWGGTASVDRCGACVGGTTGQTACAQDCAGVWGGTASVDRCGVCTGGTTGQTACTQDCAGIWGGTAQVDTCNRCTGGTTGRVACSGRTCPLGAGETVQALVDNPACEVVALPEGLFRGPIRVELARMGGKSAVEVRGSSLDGSVVESGGPPAFQIEPSATLRITSLTIRGNAGVPGAPGFAGSAVYNRGTATLDGVAVTRNIGLNTGAIMNEHRMEIRSSIISENVNRGGPRAFGGAIYNSGELYVGGSAITGNEASSTGLNYGGGVCNDGGSVTIEDSEIAGNRASNGSRVAGSMEGGGVFSAGGAIDVRRSRIHQNRVENAGSGAHGGGIAAWGSTVTLSADSEVSFNELVAESEAYGAGIYLQEHAQLHADGVTFEGNVGKAGIWVGGAAVMAKQTSLRLAGNRLANNRLEVTASSGGQLLGGVLYVREGTLKMSGGQLIGNTMRNGWVQGGLVRVDEYASPSEVDESLELEDVTIAENVVTTSDNLDGGLLSAVRTLRLKDCDIHSNAVTSAAQYGSKGGLVHFYWSRATTTPLLPGALAVEGTRVEGNTVASTNGVSGGLLYAYLARTSPVVVTLASSTFVDNAVASSRGLTQGGLFHLEEARHVAIVDSVLRANTITSGVDGGSTMNPGVVHGGLLYLASTSGSSGDPDPDGEIAFVRTDVSRNRVGTSLATDAVQGGLFMLYVPRHAAGRLFTLSATNSTISENVVQARSAVNGGILNLFNRDGSDVLVDLSNATLALNQTNGPLGTIFEFGEPPTSPSYRAAVVRLRNTILARNDAPGGADCPLRGPLSTTTSSGHNLFGDVTACVGMTLASTDLVGHDPLFGASGDHGGPVPSLPIEPESPAVDGGDPAGCVDATGVLLSTDQRGLPRPSGARCDIGAFELQLP; from the coding sequence ATGTGCTTCACGTCCCGGCCGCTGCTCGCGGTCCTCTGCGGAATCACCCTGTTCGCGTTCGCGTGCTCCTCCGACGGAGGCGACGACGCCTTGTGCGGAAACGCCCTTATCGAAGGCGGAGAGGCGTGCGACGACGGCAACCGGCGCGATGGCGACGGGTGCGACGCAGCTTGCAGGGTCGAGGCGCCGGCCACGGATTGCGCCGGCGTCGCGGGCGGCGAAGCGGTTCGCGACCACTGCGGCCGCTGCGTCGGCGGGACGACGGGTGAGGCCGCGTGTGTGCAGGACTGCGCGGGCGTGTGGGGCGGCACCGCTTCCGTCGACCAGTGTGGCGCGTGCGTGAGCGGCACCACCGGCCAAACCGCGTGCGTGCAGGACTGCGCGGGGGTCTGGGGCGGCACCGCCTCCGTCGACCGCTGCGGCGTGTGCACGGGCGGCACGACCGGCCAGACCGCCTGCGCGCAGGACTGCGCGGGCGTGTGGGGCGGCACCGCCTCCGTCGACCGCTGCGGCGCGTGCGTGGGCGGCACCACCGGCAACACCGCCTGCGCGCAGGACTGCGCGGGGGTCTGGGGTGGCACCGCCTCCACTGACCAGTGCGGCGCGTGTGTGGGCGGCACCACCGGCCAGACCGCCTGTACTCAGGACTGCGCGGACGTGTGGGGCGGCACCGCCTCCGTCGACCGCTGCGGCGCGTGCACGGGTGGTACCACCGGCCAGACGGCCTGCACCCAGGACTGCGCGGGCGTGTGGGGTGGCACCGCCTCCGTCGACCGCTGCGGCGCGTGCGTGGGCGGCACCACCGGCCAGACGGCCTGCGCGCAGGACTGCGCGGGCGTGTGGGGCGGCACCGCCTCCGTCGACCGCTGCGGCGTGTGCACGGGCGGCACCACCGGCCAGACCGCCTGTACCCAGGACTGCGCCGGGATCTGGGGCGGCACCGCGCAGGTGGATACCTGCAACCGGTGCACGGGAGGAACGACGGGCCGCGTGGCGTGCTCGGGCCGAACGTGCCCCCTTGGCGCGGGCGAGACGGTGCAGGCGCTCGTCGACAACCCGGCGTGCGAAGTCGTCGCGCTGCCGGAAGGCCTTTTTCGTGGCCCCATCCGCGTCGAGCTCGCCCGGATGGGCGGCAAGAGCGCCGTGGAGGTCCGGGGCTCGTCCCTCGACGGCTCCGTGGTCGAGAGCGGCGGACCGCCAGCGTTCCAGATCGAGCCCAGCGCGACGCTGCGCATCACGAGCCTCACCATCCGTGGCAACGCCGGAGTGCCCGGCGCCCCGGGATTCGCCGGCTCCGCCGTCTACAACCGGGGAACGGCCACGCTCGACGGCGTCGCCGTCACGCGGAACATCGGACTCAACACCGGCGCGATCATGAACGAGCATCGCATGGAGATTCGCTCGTCGATCATCTCCGAGAACGTCAACCGCGGCGGGCCCCGTGCCTTCGGCGGCGCGATCTACAACTCCGGAGAGCTCTATGTCGGCGGGAGCGCGATCACGGGAAACGAGGCGAGCTCGACGGGCCTCAACTACGGCGGCGGCGTCTGTAACGACGGCGGCAGCGTGACCATCGAGGACAGCGAGATCGCCGGTAACCGGGCGTCGAATGGGAGCCGCGTCGCCGGCTCGATGGAGGGAGGCGGCGTCTTCAGTGCCGGCGGTGCGATCGACGTCCGCCGCTCCCGCATCCACCAGAACCGCGTCGAGAACGCCGGGAGCGGTGCCCACGGCGGCGGCATCGCCGCGTGGGGCTCCACCGTGACCCTCTCCGCGGACTCGGAGGTCTCATTCAACGAACTCGTCGCGGAGTCGGAAGCGTACGGCGCGGGCATCTACCTCCAGGAGCACGCGCAGCTCCACGCGGACGGGGTCACGTTCGAGGGAAACGTCGGCAAGGCGGGGATCTGGGTCGGCGGGGCAGCGGTGATGGCGAAGCAGACCTCGCTCCGTCTCGCGGGCAATCGCCTCGCGAACAACCGGCTCGAGGTCACCGCGTCTTCCGGCGGCCAGCTGCTTGGCGGCGTTCTGTACGTCCGCGAAGGCACGCTGAAGATGTCCGGTGGGCAGCTCATCGGGAACACGATGCGGAACGGGTGGGTCCAGGGCGGGCTCGTGCGCGTGGACGAGTACGCGTCCCCGTCCGAGGTCGACGAGTCGCTCGAGCTCGAAGACGTGACCATCGCCGAGAACGTCGTGACGACGAGCGACAACCTCGACGGCGGGCTGCTCTCGGCCGTCCGGACGCTGCGGCTCAAGGACTGCGACATCCACTCGAACGCCGTCACGTCGGCCGCGCAGTACGGCTCGAAGGGCGGGCTGGTGCACTTCTACTGGAGCCGCGCGACAACGACGCCGCTCCTGCCTGGCGCGCTTGCGGTCGAGGGAACGCGCGTGGAGGGGAACACCGTTGCCAGCACGAACGGCGTGTCCGGAGGGCTTCTCTACGCGTATCTCGCGCGGACCTCGCCCGTCGTCGTCACGCTCGCGAGCTCCACGTTCGTGGACAACGCCGTTGCCAGCTCGCGAGGCCTGACGCAAGGCGGATTGTTCCATCTCGAGGAGGCCCGACACGTCGCGATCGTGGACTCGGTCCTGCGCGCCAACACGATCACGTCCGGCGTCGACGGCGGGTCGACGATGAATCCGGGCGTCGTCCATGGCGGCCTGCTCTACCTGGCGTCCACGTCCGGATCTTCCGGTGACCCGGATCCGGACGGCGAGATCGCGTTCGTCCGCACGGACGTGAGCCGCAACCGCGTCGGGACCTCGCTCGCGACCGACGCCGTGCAAGGCGGTCTCTTCATGCTGTACGTGCCGAGGCACGCCGCGGGACGCCTGTTCACGCTCTCCGCGACGAACAGCACGATCTCCGAGAACGTGGTTCAGGCCCGGTCGGCGGTGAACGGCGGGATCCTGAACCTGTTCAACCGCGATGGGAGCGACGTGCTCGTCGACCTGAGCAACGCGACGCTCGCGCTCAACCAGACGAACGGACCGCTCGGAACGATCTTCGAATTTGGCGAGCCGCCCACGTCGCCATCCTACCGGGCGGCCGTCGTCCGGTTGCGGAACACGATCCTCGCTCGGAACGACGCGCCGGGCGGTGCGGACTGTCCGCTGCGGGGGCCGCTGTCCACGACGACGTCGTCTGGCCACAACCTGTTCGGCGATGTCACCGCGTGCGTCGGGATGACGCTCGCCTCGACCGACCTCGTCGGGCACGATCCCCTGTTCGGCGCATCCGGAGACCACGGCGGTCCGGTCCCGTCGCTGCCGATCGAGCCGGAGAGCCCCGCCGTCGACGGCGGCGATCCCGCGGGGTGCGTCGATGCAACCGGCGTTCTGCTCTCGACCGATCAGCGCGGGCTTCCGAGGCCGTCGGGCGCGCGGTGTGACATCGGCGCGTTCGAGCTCCAGCTCCCGTAG
- a CDS encoding serine/threonine-protein kinase — MPHSAPPGSAAPLGTQLLAEHFRADAVAREATVTRFISRVSCIFVVSTLGMTPLIGWPRALSVAGLCAFFAVYYGGLSRLLRRGWFHPAVHWVNIGLETTTGAFLFVCDTLFATAEQALGNPMSVLWSATIVLAALRGKRSLAIFAGGLVAAQTVLLYFLLAWPRLTEPVPLMLTAPLVVLRAAYYFIIGWLAALVAGYLTHRAEEALHAVREKDLVGKYFLHERLGVGGMAEVFRATYSPEGGFEKVVAIKRILPAYAEDEDFVTLFRREAELGSLLNHPNIVQVLDVGRFGDTYFMAMEFIEGLSLRELIKRHGPLPLAVVAYIGAEMGEALDYVHRRTASDGVPLNLVHRDVNPPNILLSRIGEVKLGDFGVARAAIHVRLTRADRVRGKLGYMSPEQARGHAFDGRADLFALGLTLHEALTGRRVFQGEDASDTVRSSPPPFLVPPSVHRPDVPPALDAAIMDLLQWQVADRTDRGQRLREQLCALTGELAPHPHGQRELGRLVQEALALKGGRVPPRSAEQGTRLEHMPSQAGSEEPTAVLPGGSPLANGSR; from the coding sequence ATGCCTCACTCCGCCCCTCCAGGTAGCGCGGCGCCGCTCGGTACGCAGTTGCTCGCCGAGCACTTCCGGGCGGACGCCGTGGCCCGCGAAGCCACGGTGACCCGGTTCATCAGCCGGGTGTCCTGCATCTTCGTCGTCTCCACGCTCGGGATGACCCCCCTCATCGGCTGGCCCCGCGCCCTGTCCGTCGCGGGCCTGTGTGCCTTCTTCGCCGTCTATTACGGGGGGCTGTCCCGGTTGCTACGGCGAGGCTGGTTCCACCCCGCCGTCCACTGGGTCAACATCGGCCTGGAGACCACCACCGGAGCGTTCCTCTTCGTCTGCGACACGCTCTTCGCGACCGCCGAGCAGGCGCTGGGCAACCCCATGTCCGTCCTCTGGAGCGCGACCATCGTGCTCGCGGCGCTACGTGGCAAGCGCAGCCTGGCCATCTTCGCCGGTGGTCTCGTGGCCGCCCAGACGGTGCTGCTCTACTTCCTGCTGGCCTGGCCCCGGCTGACCGAGCCCGTTCCCCTGATGCTCACGGCGCCGCTCGTGGTTCTGCGGGCCGCCTATTACTTCATCATCGGATGGCTGGCGGCGCTCGTGGCCGGCTACCTCACGCACAGGGCCGAGGAGGCACTGCACGCCGTGCGGGAGAAGGATCTGGTGGGCAAGTACTTCCTCCACGAGCGGCTGGGGGTGGGAGGCATGGCGGAGGTGTTCCGTGCCACCTACAGCCCGGAGGGCGGCTTCGAGAAGGTGGTGGCCATCAAGCGCATCCTCCCGGCCTACGCCGAGGACGAGGACTTCGTGACGCTGTTCCGCCGGGAGGCGGAGCTGGGCTCGCTGCTCAACCACCCCAACATCGTCCAGGTGCTCGACGTGGGCCGGTTCGGGGACACCTACTTCATGGCCATGGAGTTCATCGAGGGGCTCTCCCTGCGCGAGCTGATCAAGCGCCACGGACCGCTGCCGCTGGCCGTGGTGGCCTACATCGGGGCGGAGATGGGTGAGGCGCTCGACTATGTCCACCGGCGCACCGCGAGCGACGGTGTGCCGCTGAACCTCGTCCACCGGGACGTGAATCCGCCCAACATCCTCTTGTCACGGATCGGCGAGGTGAAGCTGGGGGACTTCGGGGTGGCGCGCGCGGCCATCCATGTCCGCCTCACCCGGGCGGACCGGGTGCGCGGCAAGCTGGGGTACATGTCTCCGGAGCAGGCCCGGGGCCACGCCTTCGACGGGCGCGCGGATCTCTTCGCGCTCGGCCTCACGCTGCACGAGGCACTCACGGGACGGCGCGTCTTCCAGGGGGAGGATGCCTCCGACACGGTGCGCAGCTCCCCGCCGCCCTTCCTCGTGCCGCCCTCGGTCCACCGCCCGGACGTGCCGCCCGCGCTGGATGCCGCCATCATGGACCTGCTCCAGTGGCAGGTGGCGGACCGCACGGACCGGGGCCAGCGGCTGCGCGAGCAACTCTGTGCCCTGACGGGAGAGCTCGCGCCCCATCCCCATGGACAGCGGGAGCTGGGCCGCCTGGTGCAGGAAGCCCTCGCGCTCAAGGGGGGCCGGGTTCCTCCGCGGAGCGCGGAGCAGGGGACCCGGCTGGAGCACATGCCCTCCCAGGCGGGAAGCGAGGAGCCCACGGCGGTGCTGCCGGGGGGAAGCCCGCTCGCGAACGGCTCACGGTAG
- a CDS encoding DUF5953 family protein: MTTRKKLGIIVYAPALVGNDSRTLAIVQGMERALPDLRMEWEVSEDGRLISLPQRDTWLIEGTKDGEFPLVCNGDESFPVTVYGLQTSARHSPGGQPLLDVHAKLPLDAAVIAAAAEMLEGIAEGACAFWGRATPDDAAGDIAHQTAPTLEGPPSPRRGLPALKLPEQIRSPEIPYYLGWLNYWSPASAKAIGFPDPARDAELLSRARRTATGGWVVQLTDAPLDLDNPAHLDALKRAYERFPEIGGRAAP, encoded by the coding sequence ATGACTACGCGAAAGAAACTCGGCATTATCGTCTATGCTCCTGCTCTAGTGGGCAACGACAGTCGCACGCTCGCTATTGTCCAGGGAATGGAACGAGCGCTCCCCGATTTACGCATGGAGTGGGAGGTTTCTGAAGATGGGCGCCTCATCTCGTTGCCGCAGCGCGATACATGGCTCATTGAGGGGACCAAGGACGGGGAATTCCCTCTGGTGTGCAACGGCGATGAGAGCTTTCCGGTGACGGTTTATGGGTTACAAACATCCGCCCGCCACTCCCCTGGCGGTCAACCGCTGCTCGATGTCCACGCAAAGCTGCCACTAGACGCAGCCGTTATCGCGGCAGCGGCGGAGATGCTGGAGGGCATAGCGGAGGGTGCTTGTGCATTCTGGGGGCGTGCGACGCCAGACGACGCTGCGGGGGACATCGCGCACCAGACAGCCCCCACGCTGGAAGGGCCGCCGTCCCCACGTCGGGGACTTCCTGCCCTCAAGCTCCCAGAACAGATCCGCTCGCCCGAAATTCCCTATTACCTCGGGTGGCTGAACTACTGGTCGCCCGCTTCCGCAAAAGCCATCGGCTTTCCGGACCCGGCCCGCGACGCGGAGCTGCTGTCACGCGCACGGCGTACCGCGACGGGCGGGTGGGTCGTGCAACTCACCGATGCGCCGCTCGACCTGGACAACCCTGCTCACCTGGACGCGCTTAAACGGGCCTACGAGCGCTTCCCGGAGATCGGCGGGCGCGCAGCCCCTTGA
- a CDS encoding GNAT family N-acetyltransferase: protein MNQPFDIRPFRPADLPAMQELRQLAFRPVFQSFRDIVGEEIGERAFSDADAEQSRLLETLCGTGSGHQVLVLTVSDEVVGFVTFSLDEKKQVGEIGLNAMHPAHAGQGLGAAMYAFVLERMKSAGMKVATVSTGGDPSHAPARRAYEKVGFGHALPSVSLYRLL from the coding sequence ATGAACCAGCCTTTTGACATTCGTCCATTCCGGCCGGCCGACTTGCCGGCCATGCAGGAGCTCAGGCAGCTCGCCTTCAGGCCGGTCTTCCAATCCTTTCGAGACATCGTCGGTGAGGAGATCGGCGAGAGGGCCTTTTCGGACGCGGACGCGGAGCAGTCCCGGCTGCTCGAGACGCTATGCGGCACGGGTTCGGGTCATCAGGTCCTCGTGCTCACGGTCAGCGATGAGGTCGTGGGCTTCGTCACCTTCTCGCTCGATGAGAAGAAGCAGGTGGGCGAGATCGGCCTGAACGCCATGCATCCGGCTCATGCTGGCCAGGGCCTCGGCGCCGCCATGTACGCATTCGTCCTGGAGCGGATGAAGAGCGCCGGCATGAAGGTGGCCACGGTGAGCACGGGCGGCGACCCCAGCCATGCCCCGGCCCGGCGCGCCTACGAGAAGGTCGGGTTCGGCCACGCGCTGCCATCGGTGTCGCTGTACAGGTTGTTGTGA
- a CDS encoding YbhB/YbcL family Raf kinase inhibitor-like protein, with protein sequence MYNPDAPTASGFWHWAVVNIPASVTSLPTGADTEDGSKLPPGAFQLPNDARMKRYLGAAPPPGSGKHRYYIVVHALDVESLQIPPDATPAFLGFNLLGHTLGRAI encoded by the coding sequence ATGTACAATCCCGACGCGCCCACGGCGAGCGGCTTCTGGCACTGGGCCGTGGTCAACATTCCCGCGAGCGTGACGAGCCTTCCCACGGGGGCCGACACGGAAGACGGCTCGAAGTTGCCTCCGGGTGCGTTCCAGCTTCCGAACGATGCGCGGATGAAGCGCTACCTTGGAGCGGCACCGCCTCCGGGGAGTGGTAAGCACCGTTACTACATCGTCGTCCACGCGCTGGACGTGGAGTCGCTCCAGATTCCTCCGGACGCGACGCCCGCGTTCCTGGGCTTCAACCTGCTCGGCCATACGCTGGGCAGGGCCATCTGA
- a CDS encoding DUF2381 family protein: protein MLPSSPAAVLVVSLLAGAAQAAEPPPRPRCAATARFDLAAAAPEGAPEVCASADETTTFVFDSRVAVGAVEFQPGERLAHWALGQDGLSLYATPKADYLPGERVKVTVRFADGAAPASASFWLVGHASRGTRRVVVFRQPRPPDVLKNERDEAQAEARQCQEDKARLLAEREEPGGLMGVAWLERAGTLASRPLFGSVREQPGNALGLEATKSFSYTLSDETRPVSVAVRLALKNPGAEPWTLAGAALVDKAGEEVELARWQEAPIPANGAGAVVVGIEGERAQLGCPCTLKLWEATGPRTVTLESVTFPEGKAKGP from the coding sequence ATGCTGCCCTCTTCTCCCGCTGCCGTCCTGGTGGTCTCCCTGCTCGCTGGCGCCGCGCAAGCCGCAGAACCGCCCCCCCGTCCCCGCTGCGCAGCGACAGCTCGCTTTGACTTGGCGGCAGCGGCCCCGGAGGGAGCGCCGGAGGTGTGCGCTAGCGCGGACGAGACGACGACCTTCGTCTTTGATTCCCGCGTTGCTGTGGGGGCAGTGGAGTTTCAGCCAGGGGAACGCCTCGCGCATTGGGCACTCGGGCAAGACGGGCTGAGTCTCTACGCCACTCCCAAGGCGGACTATCTGCCGGGGGAGCGGGTAAAGGTGACGGTGCGCTTCGCGGATGGCGCGGCACCGGCGAGCGCGAGCTTTTGGCTCGTGGGTCATGCGTCAAGAGGGACGCGCCGGGTGGTGGTGTTCCGGCAGCCGCGCCCGCCCGACGTGCTCAAGAATGAGCGTGACGAGGCACAGGCCGAAGCGCGCCAGTGCCAGGAGGACAAAGCGCGGCTTCTGGCCGAGCGTGAGGAGCCGGGGGGGCTCATGGGGGTCGCATGGCTGGAGCGTGCCGGGACCCTCGCATCGAGGCCGCTTTTCGGGTCGGTGAGGGAGCAGCCGGGAAACGCGCTCGGGTTGGAAGCGACGAAGAGCTTCAGCTACACGCTCAGCGACGAGACCCGCCCGGTGAGCGTGGCTGTGCGACTGGCCCTCAAGAACCCCGGTGCCGAGCCCTGGACGCTCGCAGGGGCGGCGCTGGTGGACAAGGCGGGGGAAGAGGTGGAGCTTGCCCGGTGGCAAGAGGCGCCCATTCCCGCGAATGGGGCCGGTGCCGTCGTGGTGGGCATCGAGGGGGAGCGCGCGCAGCTCGGCTGCCCCTGCACCCTCAAGCTGTGGGAGGCAACCGGGCCGCGCACCGTCACCCTTGAGAGCGTCACGTTCCCCGAGGGCAAAGCGAAGGGGCCCTGA
- a CDS encoding DUF6310 domain-containing protein, whose translation MRLRACFALLLFLSACTTTPPSPREPAARDPRLANLQRAAKLPWTDGGQCAVREASEPWPVLAERCFYALDHDRVRFRDITGRCAVASAGAAVGVGLCVLAAPEIIVGAVIVAGVVVVGFAIKEALDAHALDMGHPEVRPAPETRPVPETAPAPQKPSPEKRPKPEPKGPDFPPVGPTDISERERRRRCEPIPEPHAGEDDAHNRCADQFPPNRYPGMDVFVGGVSFDALQVGVRVLWEIKTHRFDAYPDFIQDKEIKKEMKQLRKQRDAARDCGYDFVVGVSTEEHKAALLREDQFLKIVVTGCKR comes from the coding sequence ATGCGTCTCCGAGCGTGCTTCGCACTTCTGCTCTTTCTCTCAGCCTGTACGACGACCCCCCCAAGCCCAAGAGAGCCAGCGGCCCGCGACCCGAGGCTCGCCAACCTCCAGCGAGCGGCGAAGCTGCCCTGGACGGACGGGGGACAGTGTGCCGTCCGCGAAGCTTCTGAGCCCTGGCCCGTGCTGGCGGAGCGGTGCTTTTATGCCCTCGACCATGACCGGGTTCGGTTTCGGGACATCACGGGCAGATGCGCCGTCGCCTCCGCAGGTGCGGCAGTGGGCGTCGGACTCTGTGTCTTGGCGGCACCGGAGATCATCGTGGGAGCGGTGATCGTCGCGGGCGTGGTGGTGGTGGGATTCGCCATCAAAGAGGCGCTGGATGCGCATGCGCTGGATATGGGCCACCCCGAGGTAAGGCCCGCGCCAGAAACGCGGCCCGTGCCTGAAACAGCGCCCGCCCCGCAGAAACCCTCGCCGGAAAAAAGGCCCAAGCCGGAGCCCAAAGGGCCGGACTTCCCTCCCGTGGGGCCAACCGACATCTCTGAACGAGAGCGACGTCGCAGGTGCGAGCCCATACCGGAACCGCATGCGGGCGAGGATGACGCGCATAACAGGTGCGCCGACCAATTTCCGCCCAACCGTTATCCCGGAATGGATGTGTTCGTGGGCGGCGTGAGTTTCGATGCACTGCAAGTCGGCGTGCGTGTGCTGTGGGAGATCAAGACTCACCGATTTGACGCATACCCTGACTTCATTCAAGACAAGGAAATCAAGAAGGAAATGAAGCAATTACGCAAGCAGCGCGACGCTGCGCGAGACTGCGGATACGACTTCGTTGTTGGGGTCAGCACCGAGGAGCATAAGGCCGCGCTGCTGCGAGAGGATCAGTTCCTTAAAATCGTCGTCACAGGATGCAAACGATGA
- a CDS encoding DUF4180 domain-containing protein — protein MSEERRVVVASEAGITIRTVRDVTDAVGACFGAEGILFTEEDLSPEFFNLRSGLAGEFLQKFVNYRLRVALVVPHPEAHGERFKELAYEHRSHPLVRFVRSRAEAEAWLRA, from the coding sequence ATGAGTGAAGAGCGCCGAGTCGTCGTTGCCTCCGAAGCAGGCATCACCATCCGAACCGTCCGGGACGTGACCGACGCCGTCGGCGCATGCTTTGGGGCGGAAGGAATCCTCTTCACCGAGGAGGACCTCTCTCCGGAGTTCTTCAACCTTCGCAGTGGGTTGGCGGGCGAGTTTCTTCAGAAGTTCGTGAACTACCGGCTGCGCGTGGCGCTCGTGGTGCCCCATCCGGAAGCCCACGGCGAGCGCTTCAAGGAGCTCGCCTACGAACATCGATCGCACCCCCTGGTGCGGTTCGTTCGTTCCCGGGCGGAAGCCGAAGCCTGGCTCCGTGCTTGA
- a CDS encoding FAD-binding oxidoreductase, which translates to MSSAWSQLEDVGITVVTKSDAEYGKARRNYNTRFSRYPAAIAFCENAEQVSAALMFTRKNQMPFRVRSGRHSYEELSLMDDGLIIDVSKLKQFKVNQTEQGNYAVVGAGMRQDEVYQHVSAEGFVFPAGTAPSVGVSGVAQGGGIGMLSRAFGLTLDNIVSIQLVKPSGAIAVLTADSPVPDKELFWALRGGGGGNFGIVTAYTFKLHQVPELTVYEMRWKYDQFIDVMRYWQQWAPDTDRNLTCQLTFEPRDTLDENGKPREVHSEGLFIGSPEALANLLEPWVETVPPLDGYPLMERKSFHETTEFFAAFDSAPHPFKTTGAFVYDNLPEESLKTIVDRLDNAPSKQCALWMQSFGGAFADPAPEDTAFFHRKARFIQEYVGAWTPDTLLGMKCARWAEGFRSALAEYTRGTYVNFIDLSLSTPGKEKAQQPYLELYYGGNVQRLREIKTQVDPDNVFDFPQSIPPLPREPDGSR; encoded by the coding sequence ATGTCCAGTGCCTGGTCACAGCTTGAAGATGTTGGAATCACGGTCGTCACGAAGAGCGACGCGGAGTACGGCAAGGCCCGGAGGAACTACAACACCCGATTCAGCCGCTATCCCGCCGCCATCGCCTTCTGCGAGAACGCCGAGCAGGTGAGTGCCGCGCTCATGTTCACGCGGAAGAACCAGATGCCTTTCCGCGTCCGCAGCGGACGGCACAGCTACGAAGAGCTGTCGCTCATGGACGATGGCTTGATCATCGATGTCAGCAAGCTGAAGCAATTCAAGGTGAACCAGACCGAGCAAGGCAACTACGCCGTCGTCGGCGCGGGGATGCGGCAGGACGAGGTCTACCAGCACGTCAGCGCGGAGGGCTTCGTCTTCCCCGCGGGTACCGCCCCCAGCGTTGGCGTGTCTGGAGTCGCCCAGGGTGGCGGCATCGGCATGCTGAGCCGGGCCTTCGGTCTGACCCTTGACAACATCGTGAGCATCCAGCTGGTCAAACCTTCCGGAGCAATCGCCGTGCTCACCGCCGATTCCCCGGTGCCAGACAAGGAGCTGTTCTGGGCCCTGCGCGGGGGAGGTGGTGGCAACTTCGGCATTGTCACGGCGTACACCTTCAAGCTCCACCAGGTCCCGGAGCTGACGGTCTACGAGATGCGCTGGAAGTATGATCAGTTCATCGACGTCATGCGCTACTGGCAGCAGTGGGCGCCTGACACCGACCGTAACCTGACCTGCCAGCTCACCTTCGAGCCCCGCGATACCTTGGACGAGAACGGCAAGCCACGGGAGGTCCATTCGGAGGGTCTGTTCATCGGGAGCCCCGAGGCGCTGGCGAACCTGCTCGAGCCCTGGGTCGAGACCGTGCCTCCGCTGGACGGCTACCCCCTCATGGAGCGCAAGAGCTTCCATGAAACCACCGAGTTCTTCGCCGCCTTCGACAGCGCGCCGCACCCCTTCAAGACGACCGGTGCCTTCGTGTACGACAACCTGCCAGAGGAATCGCTGAAGACAATCGTCGACCGCCTCGACAATGCTCCCAGCAAGCAGTGTGCGCTCTGGATGCAGAGCTTCGGGGGCGCCTTCGCGGACCCAGCCCCCGAGGACACCGCCTTCTTCCACCGGAAGGCCCGCTTCATCCAGGAGTACGTGGGCGCTTGGACCCCCGACACGCTCCTGGGCATGAAGTGTGCCCGGTGGGCCGAGGGCTTCCGCAGCGCGCTGGCGGAGTACACCCGGGGCACGTACGTCAACTTCATCGACCTGAGCCTCTCCACGCCTGGAAAGGAGAAGGCCCAGCAGCCCTACCTGGAGCTGTACTACGGCGGGAACGTGCAGCGGCTCCGGGAGATCAAGACCCAGGTGGATCCCGACAATGTCTTCGATTTCCCGCAGAGCATCCCGCCCCTTCCGAGAGAGCCGGACGGCTCGCGGTAA